In Papaver somniferum cultivar HN1 chromosome 1, ASM357369v1, whole genome shotgun sequence, a genomic segment contains:
- the LOC113309963 gene encoding membrane-bound transcription factor site-2 protease homolog isoform X1 has protein sequence MIGGGGRRVRRFGRGNTPLPLLSSVNQYHHPLSHTITCWYCDYKISAFNDFLFSFGRKYSRFLRIWFSMGITFSVAALLGATLVLLWNSTSIVRLYNGNVDISNDLVFGFFSLPPLSVLKVPSLGVSLIDGAYIIFSTLISVAVHEFGHAISAASEGVHIEFIAIFLATLFPGALVAFNYEMLQSLPQFAVLRIYCAGIWHNAVFCAVCALALLLLPSVLYPFYIHGENPMVLDVTSMSPLSGYLSPGDVVISVDGIKVHSPQDWMDLIVLMNDLGLQGSHLYKDSANVQKADRRKGYCISSSWLRDNGNAQVVDHQSTCADDLTLLSTIPCFNMSVLEGRSSEDGQGKENNACLRAKDIVDLKKCGNGWSATEKNTSRCECSQDETCVGPVLSPGLTWIQIAYSRPYLSECLSVWRNLSADFVSLDSGETNCGGTFVFFGDALPMANSIKLTAYRPRSTFSLGLSLPNRLERMITCTFHVSLALALLNSLPVYYLDGESILEVIFGYFTMLNPRRRRQVLKICLLGGTLLLVLAMTKIFLVQIFVAR, from the exons ATGATAGGCGGCGGCGGACGGCGAGTGAGAAGGTTCGGTAGGGGTAACACTCCCTTACCTCTACTGTCATCAGTGAATCAGTACCATCATCCTCTGTCGCACACAATTACTTGTTG GTACTGTGATTACAAGATCTCTGCTTTTAATGACTTCCTCTTTTCATTTGGTCGTAAATATTCAAGATTCTTGAGAATTTGGTTCTCCATGGGGATTACTTTTAGCGTTGCTGCATTGCTTGGTGCTACTCTG GTTCTGCTTTGGAATTCAACCTCTATAGTGCGCCTATACAATGGCAATGTTGACATTTCAAATGATCTAGTATTCGGCTTCTTCTCTTTGCCGCCGCTTTCT GTGCTAAAAGTTCCTAGTTTGGGCGTGTCACTTATTGATGGAGCATACATTATCTTCTCTACCTTAATATCCGTAGCTGTTCATGAATTCGGGCATGCTATTTCTGCCGCTAG TGAGGGCGTTCATATCGAATTTATTGCCATATTTCTTGCAACGCTCTTTCCTGGGGCTCTGGTCGCTTTCAACTATGAAATGCTGCAAAGCTTACCTCAATTCGCTGTTCTTCGTATCTACTGTGCTGGAATTTGGCATAATGCAGTG TTTTGTGCAGTTTGTGCACTGGCTTTGCTTCTTCTGCCTTCAGTATTATATCCTTTTTACATTCACGGGGAGAACCCTATG GTTTTGGATGTGACATCAATGTCACCATTATCTGGTTATCTGTCTCCTGGTGATGTTGTTATATCAGTTGATGGGATAAAAGTTCACAGCCCCCAAGACTGGATGGATCTTATAGTTCTGATGAATGACCTGGGACTTCAAGGATCTCATCTCTATAAAGATTCTGCAAATGTCCAGAAAGCTGATAGAAGAAAAGGTTATTGTATCTCTAGTTCTTGGTTACGAGATAATGGGAACGCTCAAGTGGTGGATCATCAGTCTACATGTGCTGATGATCTCACATTACTCTCAACTATTCCTTGCTTTAATATGAGCGTGTTAGAGGGTAGAAGCAGCGAGGATGGTCAAGGAAAAGAGAACAATGCCTGCTTGAGGGCTAAGGACATCGTTGATCTTAAAAAATGCGGCAATGGATGGTCTGCAACTGAAAAGAACACAAGCAGATGCGAATGTTCACAG GACGAGACGTGCGTGGGACCAGTCCTGTCGCCAGGCCTGACCTGGATTCAAATTGCTTACTCACGTCCTTATTTGTCTGAGTGCTTGTCTGTATGGAGAAACTTATCAGCAGATTTTGTGAGTCTTGATAGTGGAGAAACAAATTGTGGTGGGACCTTTGTTTTCTTTGGAGATGCACTTCCTATGGCTAATTCAATTAAGTTAACTGCATATCGGCCTCGCTCAACATTCAGTTTGGGTCTATCTCTTCCAAATAGGCTGGAGAGGATGATAACGTGCACATTCCATGTATCTTTAGCACTGGCCTTACTCAACAGTCTTCCG GTTTACTATCTGGACGGTGAGTCCATTTTGGAGGTGATATTTGGGTACTTCACTATGCTCAACCCTAGGAGGAGGAGACAGGTTCTGAAAATATGCCTATTGGGAGGGACGCTTTTATTAGTCCTTGCCATGACGAAGATCTTTCTTGTCCAGATTTTTGTAGCTCGATAG
- the LOC113309963 gene encoding membrane-bound transcription factor site-2 protease homolog isoform X2 — MIGGGGRRVRRFGRGNTPLPLLSSVNQYHHPLSHTITCWYCDYKISAFNDFLFSFGRKYSRFLRIWFSMGITFSVAALLGATLVLLWNSTSIVRLYNGNVDISNDLVLKVPSLGVSLIDGAYIIFSTLISVAVHEFGHAISAASEGVHIEFIAIFLATLFPGALVAFNYEMLQSLPQFAVLRIYCAGIWHNAVFCAVCALALLLLPSVLYPFYIHGENPMVLDVTSMSPLSGYLSPGDVVISVDGIKVHSPQDWMDLIVLMNDLGLQGSHLYKDSANVQKADRRKGYCISSSWLRDNGNAQVVDHQSTCADDLTLLSTIPCFNMSVLEGRSSEDGQGKENNACLRAKDIVDLKKCGNGWSATEKNTSRCECSQDETCVGPVLSPGLTWIQIAYSRPYLSECLSVWRNLSADFVSLDSGETNCGGTFVFFGDALPMANSIKLTAYRPRSTFSLGLSLPNRLERMITCTFHVSLALALLNSLPVYYLDGESILEVIFGYFTMLNPRRRRQVLKICLLGGTLLLVLAMTKIFLVQIFVAR, encoded by the exons ATGATAGGCGGCGGCGGACGGCGAGTGAGAAGGTTCGGTAGGGGTAACACTCCCTTACCTCTACTGTCATCAGTGAATCAGTACCATCATCCTCTGTCGCACACAATTACTTGTTG GTACTGTGATTACAAGATCTCTGCTTTTAATGACTTCCTCTTTTCATTTGGTCGTAAATATTCAAGATTCTTGAGAATTTGGTTCTCCATGGGGATTACTTTTAGCGTTGCTGCATTGCTTGGTGCTACTCTG GTTCTGCTTTGGAATTCAACCTCTATAGTGCGCCTATACAATGGCAATGTTGACATTTCAAATGATCTA GTGCTAAAAGTTCCTAGTTTGGGCGTGTCACTTATTGATGGAGCATACATTATCTTCTCTACCTTAATATCCGTAGCTGTTCATGAATTCGGGCATGCTATTTCTGCCGCTAG TGAGGGCGTTCATATCGAATTTATTGCCATATTTCTTGCAACGCTCTTTCCTGGGGCTCTGGTCGCTTTCAACTATGAAATGCTGCAAAGCTTACCTCAATTCGCTGTTCTTCGTATCTACTGTGCTGGAATTTGGCATAATGCAGTG TTTTGTGCAGTTTGTGCACTGGCTTTGCTTCTTCTGCCTTCAGTATTATATCCTTTTTACATTCACGGGGAGAACCCTATG GTTTTGGATGTGACATCAATGTCACCATTATCTGGTTATCTGTCTCCTGGTGATGTTGTTATATCAGTTGATGGGATAAAAGTTCACAGCCCCCAAGACTGGATGGATCTTATAGTTCTGATGAATGACCTGGGACTTCAAGGATCTCATCTCTATAAAGATTCTGCAAATGTCCAGAAAGCTGATAGAAGAAAAGGTTATTGTATCTCTAGTTCTTGGTTACGAGATAATGGGAACGCTCAAGTGGTGGATCATCAGTCTACATGTGCTGATGATCTCACATTACTCTCAACTATTCCTTGCTTTAATATGAGCGTGTTAGAGGGTAGAAGCAGCGAGGATGGTCAAGGAAAAGAGAACAATGCCTGCTTGAGGGCTAAGGACATCGTTGATCTTAAAAAATGCGGCAATGGATGGTCTGCAACTGAAAAGAACACAAGCAGATGCGAATGTTCACAG GACGAGACGTGCGTGGGACCAGTCCTGTCGCCAGGCCTGACCTGGATTCAAATTGCTTACTCACGTCCTTATTTGTCTGAGTGCTTGTCTGTATGGAGAAACTTATCAGCAGATTTTGTGAGTCTTGATAGTGGAGAAACAAATTGTGGTGGGACCTTTGTTTTCTTTGGAGATGCACTTCCTATGGCTAATTCAATTAAGTTAACTGCATATCGGCCTCGCTCAACATTCAGTTTGGGTCTATCTCTTCCAAATAGGCTGGAGAGGATGATAACGTGCACATTCCATGTATCTTTAGCACTGGCCTTACTCAACAGTCTTCCG GTTTACTATCTGGACGGTGAGTCCATTTTGGAGGTGATATTTGGGTACTTCACTATGCTCAACCCTAGGAGGAGGAGACAGGTTCTGAAAATATGCCTATTGGGAGGGACGCTTTTATTAGTCCTTGCCATGACGAAGATCTTTCTTGTCCAGATTTTTGTAGCTCGATAG